Proteins from one Camelina sativa cultivar DH55 chromosome 8, Cs, whole genome shotgun sequence genomic window:
- the LOC104707267 gene encoding dehydrogenase/reductase SDR family member 12 translates to MFLLKTWRSTAFGVFGYMNFTKNGFLEHSKKFKPEDMQIQIEGKNCVVTGANSGIGFAAAEGLASRGATVYMVCRNKERGQEALSKIQNSTGNQNVYLEVCDLSSIKEIKSFASSFASKDVPVHVLVNNAGLLENKRTTTPEGFELSFAVNVLGTYTVTELMLPLLEKATPDAKVITVSSGGMYTSPLTTDLQFSGEKFDGVEQYARNKRIQVALTEKWADKYKNKGIGFYSMHPGWAETPGVAKSLPSFSESFAGKLRTSEQGADTIVWLALQPKEKLVSGAFYFDRAEAPKHLKLAGTSKSHDLIDSVIETVHSMAALDS, encoded by the exons ATGTTTCTCTTAAAG ACATGGAGATCAACCGCTTTTGGGGTTTTTGGCTATATGAACTTCACCAAGAATGGTTTCTT agagcATTCGAAGAAGTTCAAACCTGAAGATATGCAGATACAAATTGAAGGAAAGAATTGTGTGGTTACTGGAGCTAATTCTGGTATTGGTTTTGCTGCTGCAGAGGGTCTTGCTTCACG TGGAGCAACTGTTTACATGGTGTGCCGGAACAAGGAAAGAGGACAAGAGGCTCTTTCTAAGATTCAAAACTCAACAGGAAACCAAAATGTGTACCTTGAA GTGTGTGATTTGTCTTccattaaagaaataaagtCCTTTGCTTCGAGTTTCGCTTCCAAGGATGTTCCGGTTCATGTGCTG GTGAATAATGCTGGTTTGCTTGAGAACAAACGTACTACTACACCTGAAGG ATTTGAGTTAAGTTTCGCGGTGAATGTACTTGGGACATACACAGTGACAGAGTTGATGCTTCCACTGTTGGAGAAAGCAACACCAGACGCCAAAGTCATCACAGTTTCCTCTGGTGGAATGTACACTTCGCCCCTTACAACAGATCTCCAG TTTAGTGGTGAAAAATTTGATGGAGTAGAACAATACGCACGGAACAAAAGAATCCAG GTGGCTCTAACAGAAAAATGGGCTGACAAGTATAAGAACAAAGGCATAGGTTTCTACTCAATGCACCCTGGATGGGCTGAGACACCTGGTGTTGCCAAGAGTTTGCCAAGTTTCAGTGAATC GTTCGCGGGTAAGCTTAGGACAAGCGAACAAGGAGCAGACACAATTGTTTGGTTAGCACTGCAGCCAAAAGAGAAGCTTGTCTCTGGTGCATTCTATTTCGATAGAGCTGAAGCACCAAAACATCTAAAGCTTGCAGGTACAAGCAAGTCTCATGACCTTATAGATTCAGTCATTGAAACCGTGCATTCCATGGCAGCTCTTGATTCTTAG